Proteins encoded by one window of Lacipirellulaceae bacterium:
- a CDS encoding P-II family nitrogen regulator: MKQVVAIVKPFLAERILESLRRSPLEAVHVREVKGYGRQKSYLDEYADSEYSEAFLPKVEITAWVEDARSEEVIRQMVEVARTGRMGDGKIFVLGAEHVEAGLM, encoded by the coding sequence ATGAAACAAGTCGTCGCCATCGTGAAGCCGTTTCTTGCGGAGCGAATCTTGGAGAGCTTGCGTCGTTCTCCTCTTGAAGCCGTTCATGTCCGCGAGGTGAAGGGTTACGGACGACAGAAGAGCTATCTCGACGAGTATGCGGATAGCGAGTATTCGGAAGCGTTTCTCCCCAAGGTCGAGATCACCGCTTGGGTCGAAGATGCCCGTAGCGAAGAAGTCATCCGTCAGATGGTCGAGGTAGCTCGCACTGGCCGTATGGGCGACGGAAAGATCTTCGTGCTAGGCGCTGAGCATGTCGAAGCGGGATTAATGTAG
- a CDS encoding 2Fe-2S iron-sulfur cluster-binding protein, which produces MPVIKFTKEKVEIEVPEGANLRTEAVKAGVNVHQGVNGFGAGLNKMVNCHGWGQCGTCRVLITEGMENVSKMGMVEKARFKVPIPTPVTPGGFDPLPCLAYVGNEENMRLSCQVKVNGDIEVETGPELDLFGENFFS; this is translated from the coding sequence ATGCCGGTTATTAAGTTCACCAAAGAAAAAGTTGAGATTGAAGTCCCCGAGGGAGCCAACCTACGGACCGAGGCCGTCAAAGCGGGCGTGAATGTCCATCAGGGGGTGAATGGCTTTGGAGCGGGGCTCAACAAAATGGTCAACTGCCACGGCTGGGGCCAATGTGGCACCTGTCGGGTGCTGATTACTGAGGGCATGGAGAACGTCAGCAAAATGGGAATGGTCGAAAAAGCGCGCTTCAAGGTGCCTATCCCCACGCCTGTGACACCCGGCGGGTTCGATCCCCTGCCCTGCTTGGCATACGTTGGAAATGAAGAAAACATGCGGCTTTCCTGCCAAGTGAAAGTCAATGGCGACATCGAAGTGGAAACCGGTCCGGAACTCGACCTGTTTGGCGAGAATTTCTTTAGTTAA
- a CDS encoding thymidylate synthase: MRQYLNLLQDVLDNGTKKSDRTGTGTRSVFGRQLRFDLSAGFPLLTTKKLHLRSIIHELLWFLRGETNIAYLKENGVSIWNEWADEQGELGPVYGHQWRSWPTADGGVVDQITELVEQIQTNPDSRRLIVSAWNVGELSKMALPPCHLLFQFYVAEGKLSCQLYQRSADVFLGVPFNIASYAMLTMMVAQATGLQSGDFVHTLGDAHLYENHLDQARTQLERDPRGLPNMRLNPKVNSIFEFKYDDFTLENYDPHPHIKAPVAV; the protein is encoded by the coding sequence ATGCGGCAATACCTAAATCTCCTCCAAGACGTCCTCGACAACGGCACCAAGAAATCCGACCGCACCGGTACCGGGACGCGGAGCGTGTTTGGTCGCCAACTACGGTTCGATCTTTCCGCAGGCTTCCCGCTACTCACGACGAAGAAACTGCACCTTCGTTCCATCATTCACGAACTACTGTGGTTCCTCCGCGGCGAGACGAACATCGCCTACTTGAAAGAGAACGGTGTTAGCATCTGGAACGAATGGGCTGACGAACAGGGCGAGCTTGGTCCCGTCTACGGCCACCAGTGGCGGAGTTGGCCGACTGCCGATGGCGGGGTGGTCGATCAAATCACCGAACTCGTTGAGCAAATCCAAACCAACCCCGATTCCCGCCGGCTGATTGTCAGCGCGTGGAACGTGGGCGAGCTATCAAAGATGGCCCTCCCACCCTGCCACCTGCTGTTTCAGTTTTACGTTGCGGAAGGCAAACTCTCCTGCCAACTATACCAACGCAGCGCCGACGTCTTTTTAGGGGTTCCCTTTAACATCGCTTCCTACGCCATGCTCACGATGATGGTTGCGCAAGCGACCGGCCTCCAGTCCGGCGACTTTGTTCACACGTTGGGCGACGCGCACCTCTACGAAAACCATCTTGATCAAGCTCGCACACAGCTCGAGCGTGATCCACGCGGTTTGCCAAACATGCGTTTGAATCCCAAAGTGAATTCCATTTTCGAATTCAAATACGACGATTTCACGCTGGAGAACTACGACCCACACCCACATATCAAAGCCCCTGTTGCAGTGTGA